The proteins below come from a single Parageobacillus toebii NBRC 107807 genomic window:
- a CDS encoding carbon-nitrogen hydrolase family protein, producing the protein MAKIRNEKLNKSVFGGHETVRVAAVQAPQIVFNKEKSIEIACQRIKEAGANGAKLVAFSETYIPVFPAYYKAGYASQIDEWYEWNVALQSNSIAIPSEDTEIIGKACKDAGVYCVMGVNEIDDTDGARTLYNTQILFGPDGSILGRHRKLMPTFNERLYHGLGDGSDLRVYQTDIGRIGMLICWEHHTILVRAAQMLMGEEFHIANWPGTWTFGQKTGDGKRKGRIFHATTEPGDPCDLQFAIREYAFESGSFVISVAGLLREQDFEPQYKHFIDSPEMDFSWAVGGAAIVNPFGEYIAGPVYNEDTIVYADCHANEIKAAKVVFDGLGHYSRPDAVQLLLHDHEQRNLLRSSKGLSYQDLKNISESTEVPLEKLEKVLEKVETKLSQK; encoded by the coding sequence ATGGCTAAAATTCGAAATGAAAAGTTGAACAAATCCGTTTTTGGAGGGCATGAGACAGTACGCGTAGCAGCAGTGCAAGCACCGCAAATTGTTTTCAACAAAGAAAAATCTATTGAAATCGCCTGCCAAAGAATCAAAGAAGCAGGAGCAAACGGCGCGAAATTAGTGGCGTTCTCCGAAACCTACATACCTGTCTTTCCGGCATACTATAAAGCCGGTTACGCGAGCCAAATCGATGAATGGTATGAGTGGAATGTAGCGCTTCAAAGCAACTCCATTGCCATTCCAAGTGAAGATACTGAAATCATTGGAAAAGCATGCAAAGACGCAGGGGTCTATTGTGTAATGGGGGTCAACGAGATCGATGATACCGATGGAGCGCGCACGTTATATAATACGCAAATTCTTTTTGGTCCTGACGGCTCCATACTCGGACGGCACCGTAAGTTAATGCCTACCTTTAATGAACGTCTTTACCACGGTCTGGGGGATGGCAGCGATCTAAGAGTGTATCAAACCGATATCGGACGAATCGGTATGCTTATTTGCTGGGAGCACCATACCATTTTGGTTAGAGCAGCCCAAATGTTGATGGGAGAAGAGTTCCATATCGCTAACTGGCCTGGAACTTGGACGTTCGGGCAAAAGACCGGCGATGGCAAGAGAAAAGGACGAATTTTCCACGCAACGACGGAACCAGGAGATCCATGCGATTTACAGTTTGCCATCAGAGAATACGCATTTGAATCAGGAAGCTTTGTCATCAGCGTGGCTGGTTTGTTAAGAGAACAAGACTTTGAACCTCAATATAAGCATTTTATTGATAGCCCAGAAATGGATTTCAGCTGGGCGGTAGGCGGCGCCGCAATCGTCAACCCATTTGGTGAATACATCGCCGGACCAGTTTATAACGAGGATACGATTGTTTACGCGGATTGCCATGCGAATGAGATCAAGGCGGCGAAAGTGGTATTTGACGGATTGGGCCATTATTCGAGACCAGATGCGGTTCAACTATTGCTGCATGATCATGAACAAAGAAATCTTCTCCGCAGCTCAAAAGGACTTTCCTACCAAGATTTGAAAAATATTTCTGAAAGCACAGAAGTGCCGCTTGAAAAATTAGAAAAAGTTCTTGAAAAAGTGGAGACAAAATTGAGCCAAAAATAA
- a CDS encoding YheC/YheD family protein has product MKWIKVEREDMGGIEDSGNTIYVSKNLADKLKTQTKLIFGQNEIPITVQASSSIDECTGDHFHDPALIRLSQNVFDQLLIQKSATYQIRYTNTTIYIGPVIGFLLGDQHYYYHHRRLKELTDAMGVYEKVGGLFIAFRHCSISWREKCIYGLYFNYENKKWVYGKLPLPSVVYRRGFNSRNNFVNECSDVSNWEVFNAVRFDKWQLYTQLKKNDRLNPYLPETALLSVDSLSAFLHKYSKVILKPNKLSRGRGISIITSKPDGTLEVHDYRQFTNFTIPESQLEDYLHEGKYLKRDYIIQPFLDLARIDGSPWDIRVVMQKNRWKQWVCNGIECRLAGTGKMITNISNGGRALELSEALTLAFGTEVDPTQVRKDIHSISMEFCKMMDQTGFHFAEFGLDLALDQQKHYWFIEANVRPTFKGFKTLDDDIYRRICYEPILYSTSIAGFGWEDSDESEI; this is encoded by the coding sequence ATGAAGTGGATCAAAGTGGAGAGAGAGGACATGGGGGGGATTGAAGATTCAGGAAATACGATATATGTTTCAAAAAATCTGGCAGACAAATTGAAAACTCAGACTAAACTGATATTTGGCCAAAACGAAATCCCCATCACAGTGCAAGCTTCATCCTCCATTGATGAATGTACGGGAGATCATTTTCATGATCCTGCTCTGATCCGGCTTTCCCAAAATGTGTTTGATCAGCTTTTGATTCAGAAATCTGCCACGTATCAAATACGCTATACCAACACAACCATTTATATCGGTCCAGTTATTGGCTTTTTGCTTGGCGACCAGCATTATTATTATCACCATCGCAGATTAAAGGAATTAACGGATGCTATGGGAGTTTATGAAAAAGTAGGGGGGCTTTTCATCGCGTTCAGGCACTGCTCCATAAGCTGGCGAGAAAAGTGTATTTATGGCCTGTACTTCAACTACGAGAACAAAAAGTGGGTATATGGCAAATTGCCTCTGCCGTCAGTCGTTTATCGAAGAGGATTTAATTCCAGGAATAATTTCGTTAACGAATGCAGCGACGTTTCCAATTGGGAAGTATTTAATGCTGTAAGGTTTGATAAATGGCAGTTGTATACTCAGTTAAAGAAAAATGATCGGCTGAACCCATATTTGCCAGAAACGGCATTATTAAGTGTTGACAGCTTGTCAGCGTTTCTTCATAAATATTCAAAAGTCATTCTGAAACCGAATAAGCTTTCTAGAGGCAGAGGGATATCGATTATCACATCCAAGCCTGACGGGACCCTCGAAGTTCATGATTATCGACAGTTTACCAATTTTACGATTCCCGAATCACAATTGGAGGATTATTTGCACGAAGGAAAATATTTGAAACGCGATTATATCATTCAGCCTTTTTTGGATTTAGCGCGAATCGACGGCAGTCCCTGGGATATAAGAGTAGTGATGCAAAAAAACAGATGGAAGCAGTGGGTTTGTAATGGAATAGAGTGCAGACTTGCAGGGACGGGGAAGATGATTACGAACATTTCCAATGGAGGCAGAGCGCTTGAGTTGAGTGAAGCGTTAACATTAGCCTTTGGTACCGAAGTGGATCCCACACAAGTGAGAAAAGATATTCACTCCATTTCGATGGAGTTTTGCAAAATGATGGATCAAACAGGATTCCATTTTGCTGAATTTGGATTGGATCTTGCTCTTGATCAACAAAAACATTACTGGTTTATAGAAGCTAATGTTCGCCCAACCTTTAAAGGATTTAAAACATTGGATGATGACATCTACCGGCGGATATGTTACGAACCCATTCTTTATTCAACTTCTATTGCCGGTTTTGGCTGGGAGGATAGCGATGAATCCGAAATATAA
- a CDS encoding DMT family transporter, protein MKFLYILLALLGGMMAGIQAPINGSLGKKIGSVEGAFTSFFIGTLFLTFFVLFFGKGQIAHLFQVPKWNLLGGLLGALFVTFVILCVPNVGVALTIFAAIVGQMVISIIIDHFGLFGVEKIPMNASRLLGLGLMLAALFFIYRGSVSS, encoded by the coding sequence ATGAAGTTTTTGTACATTCTTTTAGCCTTGTTGGGCGGGATGATGGCGGGGATTCAGGCGCCTATAAACGGAAGTCTCGGCAAAAAAATTGGCAGCGTTGAAGGAGCGTTTACTTCCTTTTTTATCGGAACGCTGTTTTTAACATTTTTCGTCTTGTTTTTTGGAAAAGGGCAGATCGCTCATTTGTTTCAAGTGCCTAAATGGAATTTGCTTGGCGGCTTGTTAGGGGCCCTTTTTGTGACGTTTGTCATTCTTTGTGTACCAAATGTAGGGGTGGCCTTAACGATTTTCGCGGCAATCGTTGGCCAAATGGTCATCAGCATTATCATTGACCATTTTGGTTTGTTCGGTGTGGAAAAAATTCCGATGAATGCAAGCCGCTTGCTTGGTCTAGGACTTATGTTGGCGGCTCTGTTCTTTATTTATCGGGGCAGTGTTTCATCATAG
- a CDS encoding 2-aminoethylphosphonate aminotransferase: MIKTAVILAAGMGTRLGERTKNQPKGFLMLDEKPIVEQSICKLLEIGIEKIVIGTGYLAEAYDRLATRYPQIACVRNDEYEKTGSMYTLYHLKNHISDDFLLLESDLIYEKKALDILINNKRPDVILASELTGSDDAVFIEADEYRFLRNMAKKENELNHIYAELVGITKISYPTFQAMCSFAEASFDDDLKLDYEHALVGISHQVNLYVHKLDDLAWCEIDNEHHLLRAERYIYPMIKAKEKNVPPVKRNILLNPGPATTTDTVKYAQVVPDICPREEEFGNVMQFISDELTKFVADPEHYTTVLFGGSGTAAVEAILSSVVGEEAVLIVNNGAYGKRMCQIAKAYGLNYIEYRSRPDEPLDLAAIEAMIQNSARKISHLAVVHNETTTGLLNDIESIGRLCKKYQIQMIVDAMSSFGAIPIDMEAMNISYLAASSNKNLQGMAGVAFVVAKKDHLEMTKHLRPRNFYLHLYSQYKYFLETKQMRFTPPVQTLYALKQAIIETRLEGIEKRYERYTKSWEVLINGITRLGLTHLVKKEHHSRIITAIMEPNIPSYDFQEMHNYFYRHGYTIYPGKLEGQNTFRVANIGDITYKDMELFVNLLEQYLISIGYCTERKEIHGDSKT; this comes from the coding sequence ATGATTAAAACGGCAGTCATTTTAGCGGCGGGAATGGGAACCAGACTGGGAGAAAGAACGAAAAATCAGCCTAAAGGCTTTTTAATGCTTGATGAAAAGCCAATTGTAGAACAGTCTATTTGTAAATTGCTTGAGATAGGAATCGAAAAGATCGTGATTGGAACAGGCTATTTGGCGGAAGCTTACGATCGTCTGGCCACGCGATACCCGCAAATTGCATGTGTACGCAATGACGAATATGAAAAAACAGGCAGTATGTACACCCTTTACCATTTAAAGAATCATATTTCGGATGACTTTCTTCTTCTTGAGAGTGACTTAATTTATGAAAAAAAAGCGTTGGATATATTAATCAACAATAAAAGGCCGGATGTTATTTTGGCGAGTGAGTTGACAGGTTCGGATGACGCAGTATTTATCGAGGCCGATGAATATCGTTTTTTGCGAAATATGGCAAAAAAAGAAAATGAACTCAACCATATCTATGCGGAGTTAGTAGGCATTACGAAAATCTCCTATCCTACCTTTCAAGCCATGTGCAGCTTTGCGGAAGCGAGCTTTGATGATGACCTTAAACTCGATTATGAACACGCTCTTGTCGGCATTTCCCATCAAGTGAATCTATATGTTCACAAGTTGGATGATCTTGCCTGGTGCGAAATTGACAACGAACACCATTTGCTTCGCGCGGAGCGTTATATCTATCCGATGATTAAAGCGAAAGAAAAGAATGTTCCGCCAGTAAAAAGAAACATCTTGCTCAATCCGGGGCCTGCGACAACGACGGATACCGTTAAATACGCGCAAGTAGTCCCTGACATCTGTCCGAGAGAAGAAGAATTCGGCAATGTCATGCAATTTATTTCCGATGAACTTACAAAATTTGTTGCAGACCCCGAGCATTATACCACTGTTTTGTTCGGGGGATCGGGCACCGCGGCCGTTGAGGCAATTTTGAGCTCGGTTGTTGGCGAGGAGGCTGTGCTTATTGTCAATAATGGCGCGTATGGCAAGAGGATGTGCCAGATTGCGAAAGCCTATGGGTTAAATTATATCGAATATCGAAGCAGACCAGACGAACCTTTGGACCTTGCTGCGATAGAAGCGATGATTCAAAACTCTGCACGTAAAATTTCCCATCTGGCCGTCGTCCATAATGAAACAACGACAGGCCTCCTGAATGATATTGAATCCATTGGACGTCTATGCAAAAAATATCAAATCCAAATGATTGTCGATGCCATGAGTTCCTTCGGGGCGATCCCGATTGATATGGAAGCCATGAATATTAGTTATCTTGCCGCGTCTTCCAATAAAAATCTTCAAGGAATGGCCGGTGTTGCATTTGTAGTTGCTAAAAAGGATCATTTAGAAATGACGAAACACCTTCGCCCGCGAAATTTTTATCTTCATCTTTATTCACAGTACAAATATTTTTTAGAAACGAAGCAGATGCGATTCACCCCTCCGGTGCAGACACTTTATGCACTAAAGCAGGCTATCATTGAGACACGTCTGGAAGGGATTGAGAAGAGGTATGAGAGATATACCAAATCATGGGAAGTGCTGATCAATGGCATTACTCGCTTGGGTTTAACCCATCTAGTCAAGAAAGAGCATCATTCCCGGATCATAACAGCCATTATGGAACCGAATATCCCTAGCTACGATTTTCAGGAGATGCATAATTATTTTTATCGCCACGGATACACCATTTACCCCGGCAAGCTCGAAGGACAGAATACCTTCAGGGTAGCAAATATCGGGGATATTACCTATAAGGACATGGAATTATTTGTGAATTTACTTGAACAGTATCTAATAAGCATAGGTTACTGCACGGAAAGGAAGGAGATTCATGGCGATTCCAAAACATAG
- a CDS encoding NlpC/P60 family protein — translation MMPVSYVSLTTEEAIAKYKKNYDDYVNNELVKVAQYREAYKHIKGSLADQIVERAIWYMEHGYTVYGHGFNSYHSHGVVDCSGFTKLVYGDFGFELTGVAKKYDNIGTRVEGVYTKIVDGYWSLEGLENLRPGDILTWWKQRPDGTFYIGHVGIYMGQLDGNPAVICTASGAPTAIGIISGFRRWFGLHFYNAQRILPEGSWTPGKVIPGHEDRGPVIPERYVLPPQKPIVMPNTQNSQEQ, via the coding sequence ATGATGCCTGTTTCCTATGTATCTTTGACAACAGAAGAAGCGATCGCTAAATACAAAAAGAATTATGATGACTATGTCAATAATGAATTGGTGAAAGTGGCTCAGTATAGAGAAGCATATAAACATATCAAGGGAAGTCTGGCTGATCAAATCGTAGAACGCGCGATATGGTATATGGAGCATGGCTATACGGTATACGGCCATGGCTTCAACTCATACCATTCCCACGGAGTTGTCGATTGTTCGGGGTTTACGAAATTAGTCTATGGAGACTTTGGTTTTGAATTAACTGGCGTCGCTAAAAAATATGACAATATCGGTACAAGAGTGGAAGGCGTCTATACGAAAATCGTCGATGGGTATTGGAGCCTCGAAGGGTTAGAAAACCTTCGTCCCGGAGATATACTCACTTGGTGGAAACAGCGGCCCGACGGTACTTTTTACATCGGCCATGTTGGGATTTACATGGGGCAACTCGACGGAAACCCAGCGGTAATCTGCACAGCAAGTGGAGCTCCTACAGCCATTGGGATTATCAGCGGTTTTAGACGCTGGTTTGGACTGCATTTCTATAATGCTCAACGAATTCTGCCGGAAGGATCATGGACACCAGGAAAAGTGATTCCAGGCCATGAAGACAGAGGACCGGTTATTCCAGAGCGATATGTACTCCCGCCGCAAAAGCCTATTGTTATGCCTAACACCCAGAATTCCCAAGAGCAATAA
- a CDS encoding YheC/YheD family protein has translation MQTETVDFGFIYNAKKQQHIFPKMIVHFSKLSEEYNIRTVLFTLQNLDLEEQAISGTIIEGDRVSQGFCELPPLIYNFALHSTEDKIGKMRHLRKMENIMVINPVSRFVQGIIFEMLASLTGSEQFLLPSVTLNAATLTEYLHKYDTLFLLPEKTFHPPKAVVIKKTQNDNYMICIGQNGQICEKNDIINYIQKMTNNKKHILMKGIECFQWENGPLEARIYLQKDANGGWSVTTIAAKNGIFSRNAFCSSKISDILCDPYHNKNVEETLADVSLRIGEFLDFYIPFMGSCTLDYIFDENGCPYLIYVAGFEQDPYLYRHMDSEAQSNLLNNAFHYLLFLMHNHVTERGQRNEVDQSGERGHGGD, from the coding sequence GTGCAAACAGAAACCGTTGACTTTGGTTTTATATATAATGCAAAAAAACAGCAGCACATTTTTCCAAAAATGATTGTCCATTTCAGCAAATTATCAGAAGAATACAACATAAGAACCGTCTTGTTTACATTACAAAATCTGGATTTGGAGGAGCAGGCCATTAGCGGCACGATCATAGAAGGAGATCGGGTAAGTCAAGGATTTTGCGAATTACCCCCTCTTATTTATAATTTTGCCCTTCATTCGACCGAAGATAAAATTGGGAAAATGAGGCACTTAAGGAAAATGGAAAATATCATGGTCATCAATCCTGTTAGTCGTTTTGTTCAGGGCATCATTTTCGAAATGTTAGCCTCTTTAACAGGCTCTGAACAATTTCTCTTGCCCTCAGTAACATTAAATGCCGCCACTTTAACGGAGTATCTTCACAAGTACGATACGCTATTTCTTCTGCCGGAAAAAACATTCCATCCACCAAAAGCTGTCGTTATCAAAAAAACTCAGAACGACAACTACATGATTTGTATCGGCCAAAACGGACAGATATGCGAAAAGAACGATATTATTAACTATATCCAAAAAATGACGAACAACAAAAAACATATTCTAATGAAGGGAATCGAATGCTTTCAGTGGGAGAACGGCCCCTTAGAAGCCAGAATCTATCTTCAAAAGGACGCAAATGGAGGATGGTCCGTTACAACCATAGCGGCCAAGAACGGCATATTTTCAAGAAATGCATTCTGTTCTTCTAAAATAAGTGATATACTCTGCGATCCTTATCATAACAAAAATGTTGAGGAAACATTAGCCGATGTTTCTTTACGAATAGGAGAATTTTTAGATTTTTACATTCCCTTCATGGGGAGTTGTACACTTGATTATATATTTGATGAGAATGGTTGTCCCTACCTCATTTACGTTGCTGGTTTTGAACAAGATCCATACTTGTATCGTCACATGGATTCGGAAGCACAATCGAACCTTCTGAATAATGCTTTTCATTATCTGTTATTTCTTATGCATAACCACGTAACGGAAAGGGGGCAACGAAATGAAGTGGATCAAAGTGGAGAGAGAGGACATGGGGGGGATTGA
- a CDS encoding YheC/YheD family protein: MISESLCKKNSSKHWNCSGIIARLGNRTEITANFDRSGIFLTGKEALRKVFQMNEREVFLKEQEMIDLCVSACKTFDQCGGNYADLGIDLIIDENLKVWLIEIHPLYDHQLPLYSIKDRQMYLKVVTAPFEYAKSLAGFS; encoded by the coding sequence TTGATTTCCGAGTCATTATGCAAAAAAAACAGTTCTAAACATTGGAACTGTTCGGGCATTATTGCCCGTTTGGGGAACAGAACTGAAATTACCGCCAACTTTGACCGGTCAGGAATCTTTTTAACTGGAAAGGAAGCATTGAGGAAAGTTTTTCAAATGAACGAAAGAGAAGTATTTTTAAAAGAACAGGAAATGATTGATCTTTGCGTCTCAGCTTGCAAAACCTTTGATCAATGTGGAGGGAATTATGCGGATTTGGGCATTGATCTGATCATCGATGAAAACTTAAAAGTGTGGCTAATCGAAATCCATCCGCTGTATGACCACCAATTGCCTCTCTATTCGATCAAAGATAGGCAAATGTATTTAAAAGTAGTGACCGCTCCTTTCGAATATGCGAAATCTCTGGCTGGTTTCAGTTAA
- a CDS encoding YheC/YheD family protein encodes MKRYIQWIPEKKSNTIFLPESIIEEREVIPRRMILQVGIWKQEVEVEIDSGIPENTIGLSSAIKLPFQLPEHLPYKIEMKGRKLHLGPVIAFMAFKEERDITPESLNAYKDYLSSYSDIRGLIYICAANRIHSSAQTVEGYYYDPAAKEDETPWKYGFFPYPDVIYRKIDVKKPVYDQIISKVGENMFNSHLFNKWELWQSLSPYPYLREHLPYTQQLENVQSLDHMLSLYGSVYLKPIETTNEKRLFKVDQTCGGYRFLDESTGERCFHSKEEAAEFLNSLITHEDYLIQQAVSAKSYGDHRLDFRVIMQKKQF; translated from the coding sequence ATGAAGCGGTATATTCAATGGATTCCAGAGAAAAAATCCAACACGATTTTTCTTCCCGAATCAATCATAGAAGAAAGGGAAGTGATACCTCGGCGGATGATCTTACAAGTTGGCATATGGAAACAGGAAGTCGAAGTGGAGATTGATAGCGGCATACCTGAAAATACGATTGGCTTATCAAGCGCAATAAAACTGCCTTTCCAATTGCCGGAACACCTTCCATATAAAATAGAAATGAAAGGAAGAAAACTACATCTCGGCCCGGTGATTGCCTTTATGGCCTTCAAGGAAGAACGGGATATCACGCCTGAGTCATTAAATGCATATAAGGACTACTTAAGCAGCTACTCAGACATACGAGGACTCATTTATATTTGTGCAGCCAATAGAATCCATTCATCCGCCCAAACGGTTGAAGGTTATTACTATGACCCAGCTGCGAAAGAAGATGAAACTCCATGGAAGTATGGTTTCTTTCCGTATCCGGATGTCATCTACCGGAAAATAGATGTAAAAAAGCCAGTATATGATCAAATTATCTCTAAAGTTGGTGAGAATATGTTTAATTCCCATTTATTTAATAAATGGGAATTATGGCAATCGCTCTCCCCATATCCTTATTTGCGCGAACACTTGCCATATACCCAGCAGTTGGAAAACGTTCAAAGCTTGGATCATATGTTATCCTTATATGGATCCGTCTATTTAAAACCGATAGAAACAACCAATGAAAAGAGACTTTTCAAAGTGGATCAAACATGCGGCGGATATCGTTTTCTTGACGAATCTACGGGAGAAAGATGTTTTCATTCCAAAGAAGAAGCAGCGGAATTTCTTAACAGCTTAATAACGCATGAGGACTATCTTATACAGCAGGCAGTTTCGGCCAAGAGCTATGGAGATCACCGCCTTGATTTCCGAGTCATTATGCAAAAAAAACAGTTCTAA
- a CDS encoding L,D-transpeptidase family protein, whose translation MYKHIVKRGETISSIAMDYRTSVQALLSANRLTISSILVPGQAIIIPHLPAKGSIPYTIYISVSRRQLTLKRKGSIVRTYPIGVGKMVTATPVGDFVIVNRQPNPGGPFGAMWLSLSKIHYGIHGTNNPSSIGKYVSKGCIRMHNKDVLELASMAPNGTEVFIRP comes from the coding sequence ATGTACAAACATATTGTCAAACGTGGAGAAACCATCTCTTCCATTGCGATGGATTATCGCACCTCCGTGCAAGCGTTGTTAAGCGCCAATCGTTTAACCATCTCTTCTATCCTCGTTCCCGGCCAGGCGATTATTATTCCTCATCTTCCTGCAAAAGGTTCTATTCCATATACAATCTATATTTCTGTCAGCCGCCGGCAGTTAACGTTAAAAAGGAAGGGGAGCATCGTTCGTACGTATCCGATTGGTGTTGGAAAAATGGTGACCGCAACACCTGTTGGCGACTTTGTCATTGTCAATCGCCAGCCGAATCCTGGCGGGCCTTTTGGCGCTATGTGGTTAAGTTTATCGAAGATTCATTATGGCATTCACGGCACCAATAATCCATCTTCCATCGGAAAATATGTGTCAAAAGGATGCATCCGAATGCACAACAAAGACGTACTGGAATTAGCTTCGATGGCGCCAAACGGAACAGAAGTTTTCATCCGTCCATAA
- a CDS encoding YheC/YheD family protein, with protein sequence MKLSIGVIESLRIPLSGRYEIRREGNEILIGPYIGILTASKKSSLDDSVQYLSNYLYDYDRIGGAIVAFSLEGMDPFKYTIEGYMFNPDTKEWEQGVYSYPAAVFKTIYLNKSWRNHFQTIFGNRLFNSYVFNKWEMYKWLSQASHLKQYLPETILYKKPEDLESFLNLHRQIYVKPLHGSMGERIFKVSKSEEHGLKLQYHQDGIPYEITFSNLFSLADFFKSQFKGKKYILQQALDLISFEEKKIDFRIVMVKDQAGVWNDMCMVAKYGQQGSIVTNILAGGTAEIGEITLQKIFGLSTEEVFKWRKEISRIVHEAAQRIEQCGVHCGNLGIDIGIDTQRRMWIIEMNNLNPSPLFALDIHDRPLFYRIKLLNMLYAKRLAGFPEGVL encoded by the coding sequence ATGAAATTATCGATTGGGGTGATTGAGTCCTTAAGGATTCCTCTCAGCGGCCGTTACGAAATCCGGCGGGAGGGAAATGAAATTCTAATCGGGCCTTATATAGGTATTCTGACCGCATCAAAGAAGAGCAGTTTGGACGATAGCGTGCAATATTTATCCAACTACTTATACGATTATGACCGCATTGGCGGAGCGATTGTTGCTTTTTCACTAGAAGGCATGGATCCTTTCAAATATACAATAGAGGGATATATGTTTAACCCGGACACGAAAGAATGGGAACAAGGCGTTTATTCGTATCCAGCCGCCGTGTTTAAAACGATTTATCTTAACAAAAGCTGGAGAAATCATTTTCAAACGATTTTCGGCAACCGGCTATTTAACAGTTATGTATTCAATAAGTGGGAAATGTATAAATGGTTAAGTCAAGCATCTCACTTAAAGCAGTATTTGCCTGAGACGATTCTCTACAAAAAGCCAGAGGATCTTGAATCTTTTTTGAACCTTCACCGGCAAATTTATGTAAAACCGCTTCATGGCAGCATGGGTGAGAGAATTTTCAAGGTTTCCAAAAGCGAGGAACATGGCCTGAAATTGCAGTATCATCAAGATGGCATCCCTTATGAGATAACCTTTTCCAATCTCTTTAGCCTGGCTGATTTCTTCAAAAGCCAATTCAAGGGGAAAAAGTATATTTTGCAGCAAGCTCTTGACCTGATATCGTTCGAAGAAAAGAAAATCGATTTCCGCATCGTGATGGTAAAAGACCAGGCAGGTGTGTGGAATGATATGTGCATGGTGGCCAAATATGGCCAGCAAGGCAGCATTGTGACAAATATTTTAGCGGGCGGCACTGCCGAAATTGGAGAAATTACGCTGCAAAAAATATTTGGCCTTTCCACTGAAGAGGTCTTTAAGTGGCGAAAAGAAATATCGCGTATCGTACATGAAGCCGCACAAAGGATTGAACAATGCGGGGTACATTGCGGAAATTTAGGCATTGATATCGGCATAGACACCCAAAGAAGGATGTGGATCATTGAAATGAACAATCTAAACCCTAGTCCGTTGTTTGCTCTTGATATTCATGATCGTCCGCTGTTTTATCGAATAAAGCTTCTGAATATGCTTTATGCCAAGAGACTTGCCGGGTTTCCGGAGGGGGTATTATGA
- a CDS encoding IDEAL domain-containing protein, with amino-acid sequence MDRISNSPVEVGDWVKGKTKNGELIYGYIEAVNSLQGTVKIKVMDCDNEQIIGKTVETLKHWVKKLPMSTFDGEEPIKALIDLALLTKDESWFMELSAKLKSIRQVAKESEMQNASHPSFQNRLGTYGTRD; translated from the coding sequence ATGGATAGAATAAGTAATTCGCCAGTGGAAGTAGGGGATTGGGTAAAAGGGAAAACAAAAAATGGAGAATTGATATACGGTTATATTGAAGCAGTAAATTCATTACAAGGAACTGTCAAAATAAAGGTGATGGATTGTGATAATGAGCAAATCATTGGAAAAACCGTTGAAACATTAAAACACTGGGTGAAAAAACTGCCGATGTCGACCTTTGATGGTGAGGAACCGATTAAGGCATTAATTGATTTGGCTTTATTAACTAAGGATGAAAGCTGGTTTATGGAGCTGTCCGCCAAATTAAAATCAATAAGACAAGTTGCAAAAGAAAGTGAAATGCAAAATGCCTCTCACCCCTCTTTTCAAAATAGATTGGGAACATACGGCACGAGAGATTGA
- a CDS encoding NUDIX hydrolase, with protein sequence MAIPKHRLAASVAVVNSENKILLVKNWKRGWEFPGGYVENGESIKEAAIREVREEAGIEVRLTKFCGIIQDIKNSRCTVLFLGTPVSGELAGGDDALDAGYFTIDEALQKVKWKTYKERILKCLNEEEHPFFIES encoded by the coding sequence ATGGCGATTCCAAAACATAGATTAGCGGCTTCCGTAGCTGTTGTTAATAGTGAGAACAAAATTCTATTGGTTAAGAATTGGAAAAGAGGGTGGGAATTCCCTGGCGGCTATGTAGAAAACGGCGAATCCATCAAGGAGGCAGCTATCAGGGAAGTCAGGGAAGAGGCAGGCATTGAAGTCCGTTTGACCAAATTTTGTGGAATCATTCAAGATATCAAAAACAGCAGATGTACGGTACTTTTTCTCGGGACGCCGGTAAGCGGTGAATTAGCGGGAGGAGACGATGCTTTAGATGCGGGGTATTTTACCATCGATGAGGCCTTGCAGAAGGTGAAGTGGAAAACATATAAAGAAAGAATTTTGAAATGTTTGAATGAAGAAGAACACCCTTTTTTCATCGAATCCTAA